A region of Solanum dulcamara chromosome 7, daSolDulc1.2, whole genome shotgun sequence DNA encodes the following proteins:
- the LOC129896338 gene encoding uncharacterized protein LOC129896338, with translation MDLNLNLERKSSIRKLGRSKSTLLTSELINIPCGDIDYYERISQSMRHVEIIDDDEAIPIIRHKWKKKKNKAWVFLMKVFSFKKMTSSDESHVGVGEKSMEVVNKMNKKEMQSSSWERDVEITQKPDEVLVMEKKKIRQPTFLPNPYRRWPVQGWRY, from the exons ATGGATTTGAACTTGAATCTAGAGAGAAAATCATCAATAAGAAAGCTAGGAAGAAGCAAAAGCACACTATTAACCTCAGAGTTAATTAATATTCCTTGTGGAGATATTGATTATTATGAGAGAATTTCACAGTCTATGAGACATGTTGAAAttattgatgatgatgaggCCATCCCAATAATAAGACATaagtggaagaagaagaaaaataaagcaTGGGTATTTCTCATGAAGGTATTTTCTTTCAAGAAAATGACTAGTAGTGATGAAAGTCATGTTGGTGTTGGGGAAAAGTCTATGGAAGTGGTGAATAAGATGAACAAGAAGGAGATGCAATCTTCATCATG GGAAAGAGATGTGGAGATTACACAAAAGCCAGATGAAGTGTTGGTcatggaaaagaagaaaataaggcAGCCTACTTTTCTTCCTAATCCTTACAGACGATGGCCTGTTCAAGGATGGAGATATTGA
- the LOC129895186 gene encoding uncharacterized protein LOC129895186: MLIFLSPSSPKCLLPSPKQHPYNPKSTHLKIQCMSNQTSSTSNPIEKIAIAGGLISTPVIGWSLYTLKTTGCGLPPGPAGSIGAIEGVSYLVVVGIVGWSLYTKSKTGSGLPNGPFGLLGAVEGLSYLSLLAILVVFGLQFLEQGSIPGPLPTDQCFG, translated from the coding sequence ATGTTGATCTTTCTATCTCCATCGTCTCCCAAATGTCTTCTCCCATCACCAAAACAACACCCATACAATCCCAAATCAACACATCTCAAAATCCAATGTATGTCTAACCAAACATCCTCAACCTCAAACCCAATCGAAAAAATCGCCATAGCTGGTGGACTAATATCAACACCAGTAATAGGATGGTCACTTTACACCTTAAAAACAACAGGCTGTGGACTTCCACCAGGACCTGCTGGCTCAATTGGAGCAATTGAAGGTGTGAGTTACTTAGTTGTGGTCGGTATTGTGGGTTGGTCATTGTACACCAAATCGAAAACCGGGTCGGGTTTGCCCAATGGACCATTTGGATTGTTGGGTGCTGTTGAAGGGTTGTCTTACTTGTCATTGTTGGCCATTTTGGTTGTGTTTGGGTTGCAGTTCTTGGAACAGGGTTCGATTCCTGGGCCACTCCCTACCGATCAATGCTTTGGTTAA
- the LOC129895822 gene encoding proline-rich receptor-like protein kinase PERK4 gives MENSPSSSPPSQNSSSSTPPSSPLPPDSSPPPESYPPPPKSDSSSPPPPKSDSSSPPPSKPNSSPPPFPESSPPPKSDSSPPPPSPDQSPPPKSDSSPPPASPPPIESPPPLSSTYFSPPSPKSSHSSPSSDNDKPNTQSPPSSNSSSSSSPPPTTNTKSPPSKNTSFDEPNSPPSSTFSPPAPISPESSLSPSEKALPPPPPSRDAPSNKSPGSLGSNNSPPHEQSSSSTVVIVAAVAMTGLLILAVVIVCLLCNRRKKKQPYYVDPTHPPKGGDPYYNTANYSSPHTDHIVTLAPPPGVMGTPQEGGRGWAPPPPPPAAHTSSEFSSGYSSHVPGGPATVPSQNYGGLSKIQFTYADLATATGGFSQANLLGQGGFGFVHKGVLTDGNVVAVKSLKSGSGQGEREFQAEVEIISRVHHRHLVSLVGYCIADGQRMLVYEFVSNGTLEYHLHGKGRPVMDWGLRLKIALGSAKGLAYLHEDCHPRIIHRDIKGANILLDNNYEAMVADFGLAKLTEDNNTHVSTRVMGTFGYLAPEYASSGKLTEKSDVFSFGVMLLELITGRRPLDTTNKLMDDSLVDWARPFLTKALEENNYDELVDPRLEGNYDPNELQRMVACAAASVRHSARRRPKMSQIVRALDGDSSLEDLNEKASKNNTANFGGASGPASDLYDTRAYNADMMKFRQMVMTSQDFNSSEYGGTSDYGLHPSDTSSEFSSDYNHSGPHKQVK, from the exons ATGGAaaattctccttcttcttctcctccttctcaaAATTCTTCATCTTCTACTCCACCTTCTTCTCCTTTGCCACCTgactcttctcctcctcctgaATCTTATCCACCACCGCCGAAATCTGACTCTTCTTCACCTCCACCACCAAAATCTGACTCTTCTTCACCTCCACCATCGAAACCTAACTCTTCTCCACCACCATTCCCTGAATCATCACCACCACCGAAATCCGATTcatctcctcctcctccttcccCTGATCAATCACCCCCACCAAAATCTGATTCATCTCCTCCTCCCGCATCACCACCTCCTATAGAATCTCCTCCGCCGCTATCATCCACATATTTTTCTCCTCCATCACCTAAATCATCAcactcttctccttcttctgaCAATGACAAGCCTAATACACAATCACCACCCTCCTCGAACTCCTCCTCCTCATCATCCCCACCACCAACCACGAACACCAAATCCCCTCCTTCCAAAAACACCTCCTTTGACGAACCTAATTCTCCTCCATCATCTACATTCTCTCCACCCGCTCCCATTTCTCCAGAATCATCTTTATCTCCATCTGAAAAGGCATTACCTCCTCCTCCACCTTCACGAGATGCACCATCGAATAAATCACCTGGTTCCTTAGGAAGCAATAATTCTCCTCCACATGAACAATCATCTTCCTCAACTGTGGTAATAGTAGCTGCAGTAGCCATGACAGGTCTATTGATTCTTGCTGTTGTCATAGTTTGCCTATTATGTAATAGAAGGAAGAAGAAACAACCATACTATGTCGATCCCACACATCCACCAAAAG GTGGTGATCCTTACTACAATACGGCCAATTATTCTAGCCCTCATACGGATCACATTGTTACATTAGCTCCACCACCAGGTGTAATGGGAACTCCACAAGAAGGCGGTCGCGGTTGGGCACCGCCTCCCCCTCCTCCGGCTGCGCATACGAGCAGTGAATTTAGCTCAGGTTATTCAAGCCATGTACCTGGAGGGCCAGCCACAGTACCATCCCAAAATTATGGTGGACtatcaaaaattcaattcactTATGCTGACTTAGCAACGGCGACGGGTGGATTTTCGCAAGCAAATTTGTTAGGTCAAGGAGGGTTCGGGTTCGTGCACAAAGGTGTATTGACCGATGGAAATGTAGTCGCGGTGAAGAGTTTGAAGTCCGGAAGCGGACAAGGAGAACGAGAGTTTCAAGCTGAAGTTGAAATTATTAGTAGAGTTCATCATAGACATCTTGTTTCACTTGTGGGATATTGCATTGCTGATGGACAACGTATGTTGGTCTatgaatttgtttccaatggaACTTTGGAGTACCACCTTCATG GTAAAGGTCGACCTGTCATGGATTGGGGACTTAGGCTTAAAATTGCTTTGGGATCAGCCAAGGGACTGGCTTACCTCCATGAAGATT GTCATCCTCGCATTATCCACCGTGACATCAAGGGTGCAAACATTTTACTTGATAACAATTACGAAGCCATG GTGGCTGATTTTGGATTAGCTAAACTTACGGAAGACAATAATACTCATGTCTCGACTCGTGTTATGGGAACTTTTGG GTACTTAGCTCCAGAATATGCATCAAGtggcaaattaacagaaaaatcAGATGTATTTTCATTTGGAGTTATGCTATTGGAACTCATTACTGGAAGAAGACCTTTGGATACTACCAATAAACTCATGGATGACAGCCTAGTAGATTGg GCTAGACCCTTCCTTACAAAAGCGTTGGAAGAGAATAACTACGATGAGTTAGTAGACCCTCGACTAGAAGGAAACTATGATCCCAATGAGCTACAACGGATGGTAGCCTGTGCTGCTGCTAGCGTTCGACATTCTGCTAGAAGGCGTCCAAAAATGAGCCAG ATTGTACGTGCCTTGGATGGCGATTCATCTTTGGAGGACTTGAATGAAAAAGCTAGCAAGAACAACACGGCTAATTTTGGCGGTGCAAGTGGGCCCGCCTCGGATCTGTACGACACTCGTGCATACAATGCTGACATGATGAAATTCAGGCAAATGGTGATGACAAGCCAAGATTTCAACAGTAGTGAATATGGTGGCACAAGTGATTATGGACTCCATCCTTCTGACACTAGCAGTGAATTCAGCAGTGATTATAATCATTCTGGACCCCACAAGCAAGTAAAATGA
- the LOC129894048 gene encoding acidic leucine-rich nuclear phosphoprotein 32-related protein codes for MDEIWERAVETALDGERNFGSVRTLTLDGAVKCIHGKLAPPSIFERFQNLEHLSIANTGVTSLEQFPRLRNLQKLNLSDNRIAGGLEFLVEAGLNSLRDLDLSNNRIQDIDDLQPLAELRLVSLDLYECPVTRVKDYRSRVFGLIRSLKYLDKMDAEGTERPESDDEEEEEEEDEEDDPGSGEVDGEEHPFRLNNGHTVESEGVVDVDEEESDADEEETEITRVINGSKGDGSSHSNGFRVEAASDGEDDDDDEDDEDEDFVEEIDEEGDEDDVVEVHEIEDSDEDEDGVEEDDDDDDDDDDDDEDEEEVDNDDGDFAEPASTGRLNSTEGEIDGHEHGEDDADEDDDGETGEEELGVEEDGDFEDDEDAEDEEEDNGNGYLVQPVGHVVVDDAEGSDVEAVNGDEDDAELEEDVEDEEDDFGEVQEQPPSSTQKRKRDDEDDDGGDDDDDDDDDEEYSKSSKHR; via the exons ATGGATGAGATTTGGGAAAGAGCGGTGGAGACGGCGTTAGATGGCGAGAGAAACTTTGGTTCTGTTAGAACCCTAACGTTGGACGGAGCGGTGAAGTGTATTCATGGTAAGTTGGCTCCCCCGTCGATTTTCGAAAGGTTTCAGAATTTAGAGCACCTGTCAATTGCAAATACTGGTGTTACATCGCTTGAACAGTTTCCTCGGCTTCGGAATCTTCAGAAGTTGAATTTATCGGACAATAGAATCGCTGGAGGCCTTGAGTTCCTTGTAGAAGCTGGTTTAAATTCTCTTAGGGACCTTGATTTGTCTAATAACAGGATTCAGGATATCGATGATCTTCAGCCTTTGGCTGAACTCAGGCTTGTGTCGCTTGATCTATATGAGTGTCCCGTGACGAGGGTTAAGGATTATCGATCTAGGGTTTTTGGTTTGATTAGGTCGTTGAAGTATTTAGATAAGATGGATGCAGAGGGTACTGAGAGGCCTGAATCGGATgatgaggaggaagaagaagaggaggatgAAGAGGATGATCCAGGGAGCGGGGAAGTTGATGGAGAGGAACATCCATTTAGGCTGAACAATGGACATACGGTTGAGAGTGAAGGTGTGGTAGATGTGGATGAGGAAGAGAGTGATGCTGATGAGGAGGAGACAGAGATAACTAGAGTGATTAATGGGTCTAAAGGGGATGGTTCCAGTCACTCAAATGGCTTTAGAGTAGAGGCAGCTTCTGATGGagaggatgatgatgatgatgaggatgATGAAGATGAGGATTTTGTGGAGGAGATAGATGAAGAGGGAGATGAAGATGATGTTGTTGAGGTTCATGAGATAGAAGACAGTGATGAGGATGAAGATGGTGTGGAGGAGGACGACGATGAcgacgatgatgatgatgacgacgATGAGGATGAAGAGGAAGTTGATAATGATGATGGGGATTTTGCAGAGCCTGCAAGTACGGGGAGGTTGAATAGCACAGAAGGGGAAATTGATGGGCATGAGCATGGAGAAGATGATGCAGACGAGGATGATGATGGGGAGACAGGAGAGGAGGAGCTAGGTGTCGAGGAGGATGGTGATTTCGAAGAtgatgaggatgctgaagatgAG GAAGAAGATAATGGCAATGGCTACCTTGTTCAACCAGTTGGCCATGTTGTAGTAGATGATGCTGAAGGCAGTGATGTGGAGGCCGTCAATGGGGATGAAGATGATGCTGAGTTGGAGGAAGATgttgaagatgaagaggatgaTTTTGGTGAAGTTCAGGAGCAGCCACCATCGTCCACtcagaagaggaagagagatgATGAGGATGATGATGGTggggatgatgatgatgatgatgatgatgatgaagagtATTCAAAGTCATCGAAGCACCGTTAG